One region of Nostoc sp. UHCC 0302 genomic DNA includes:
- a CDS encoding plasmid replication protein, CyRepA1 family translates to MKNSNCELQQIEVTQRYEIISRPSRIEAHHWNEWLASAVDPGIIALNVISVSGTASYDYLFYGQNVPRRNDGRLRDGVLNKYRHIERLNWWCSGVDPLNEENPMQWGCMKPDHPRRDQNKVFKFIKYEHPLRVPTRAFFLAVPDYTWESVAARYDFPISDEDRAYGFWHWVWKYNIPVVICEGAKKAGALLTLGYAAIAIPGVNSGYRNPKDGFGQPTGEKHLIPELQHFATLGRKFIICFDHDTKPETVQRVNIAIAQTAKLLGACGCQALVTQWSYPEKGIDDLIAARGPAVADEIISLALSLDQWQVKEYSRLSYEAALVLNQRYLGELPIPSAAKLILLKSFKGSGKTQSFAPIVQEAIANGQPVILLSHRVQLAQAIAERVGIPYISQVRNSETGVLLGFALCVDSLHPHGQARFNALHWKEPLVIIDESEQVIWHLLSANTEVKKHRVEVLNQLSQLFKNAFAPGRGRVIVADADLSDLSPEMVMGLAETQVTPWVVVNNWKGQPWNIYHYKQTTPVNWLAALEDHIKTGGKPFIAVDCQKAKSKWGTKVLEARLKKQFPDRKILRIDSETIADPEHEAYGCIERLNRVLLEYDIVLASPSIGTGVSIDIRGHFTSVWGCFQGVAPENATRQALARVREAIPRYLWVARHGLGKIGNGAISFKSLLACEQKRFQANLRLLQDASLIINSDEININRTALNIFIKMSCRINAGMIHYRDTVLEELGAEGHNIIDVLHKKTHNKLNNEITAQRNEVYDGECHSISTADTTVMTAAKYEALQQQRAKTTTERYIERKYKLEQRYGVDVTPELIKKDDQGYYPQLRLCYYLTIGREFVAKRDRKLGEKMLASKSAWLPDFNGGQLGLVVHALELFNIPNFIADDREFRGTDGDLVQMANNALSVKWQVKTVLDITLNDNDSPIVILRRLLKKIGLKLKYIYRDGTGERQRVYRVVGADDGRDEILHYWLAKEKA, encoded by the coding sequence GTGAAAAATAGTAACTGCGAACTTCAACAAATTGAAGTCACACAGAGGTACGAAATTATATCCCGTCCCTCTCGCATAGAAGCGCACCACTGGAATGAATGGTTAGCCAGTGCTGTTGACCCAGGAATTATTGCATTAAACGTGATTTCTGTATCAGGTACAGCTTCCTACGATTACCTGTTCTATGGTCAAAACGTTCCCCGCCGTAACGACGGACGACTCAGAGACGGGGTTCTAAATAAGTATCGCCACATCGAGAGATTGAATTGGTGGTGCAGTGGCGTTGACCCACTCAACGAAGAAAATCCGATGCAGTGGGGTTGTATGAAACCCGACCACCCCAGGCGCGACCAGAACAAAGTTTTTAAATTCATCAAATATGAACACCCGCTACGAGTGCCAACACGGGCATTCTTCCTAGCTGTACCGGATTACACCTGGGAGAGTGTGGCCGCCCGATATGACTTTCCCATCAGTGATGAGGATAGAGCTTATGGTTTCTGGCACTGGGTATGGAAGTACAACATTCCAGTTGTGATTTGCGAGGGGGCCAAAAAAGCAGGGGCGTTGCTTACTTTGGGCTATGCGGCGATCGCCATTCCTGGGGTAAACAGTGGCTACCGCAACCCCAAAGATGGATTTGGGCAACCCACAGGAGAAAAACACTTAATTCCAGAACTGCAACACTTCGCTACCCTTGGACGTAAATTCATCATCTGCTTTGACCACGACACCAAGCCAGAAACAGTTCAACGGGTCAATATTGCCATTGCCCAGACCGCGAAGTTGTTAGGAGCTTGTGGCTGTCAAGCCCTCGTTACACAGTGGAGTTACCCCGAAAAAGGCATTGATGATTTAATCGCTGCCAGGGGGCCAGCTGTTGCTGATGAAATCATCTCACTAGCACTGAGTTTAGACCAATGGCAGGTCAAAGAGTACAGCCGACTCTCTTATGAAGCGGCACTTGTCCTTAATCAGCGTTACCTGGGAGAATTGCCCATCCCCTCAGCGGCTAAACTGATTTTGCTCAAATCTTTCAAAGGTTCAGGTAAAACACAGTCATTTGCCCCGATCGTTCAAGAGGCGATCGCCAATGGTCAGCCCGTCATTCTTTTATCGCACAGGGTACAGTTAGCCCAGGCGATCGCGGAGCGGGTTGGCATACCCTACATCAGCCAAGTCAGAAACAGTGAAACGGGTGTTTTACTCGGTTTTGCGCTGTGTGTGGACAGTTTACACCCTCATGGACAAGCCAGATTTAATGCTCTCCACTGGAAAGAACCCCTAGTAATCATTGACGAATCTGAACAGGTGATCTGGCACTTACTTTCCGCCAACACTGAGGTTAAGAAGCATCGGGTTGAAGTCCTCAACCAACTTTCACAGTTGTTCAAAAATGCTTTCGCCCCTGGACGGGGTAGAGTAATCGTCGCTGATGCTGACTTATCTGATTTATCTCCAGAAATGGTCATGGGTCTGGCAGAAACCCAAGTTACCCCTTGGGTAGTCGTCAACAACTGGAAAGGACAACCTTGGAACATTTACCACTACAAACAAACTACCCCGGTTAACTGGTTAGCTGCCTTGGAAGACCACATCAAAACCGGGGGTAAGCCTTTTATTGCAGTTGATTGCCAAAAAGCTAAATCCAAATGGGGAACCAAAGTTCTAGAGGCAAGGTTAAAGAAACAATTTCCTGATCGGAAAATACTTCGCATTGACTCTGAAACGATAGCCGACCCGGAACACGAAGCTTACGGCTGCATTGAGAGATTAAATAGGGTGCTGCTGGAGTATGACATTGTGTTGGCCTCCCCATCCATCGGCACGGGGGTCAGCATCGACATAAGAGGGCATTTTACCAGCGTTTGGGGATGTTTCCAGGGTGTAGCCCCGGAAAATGCCACTCGTCAAGCTTTAGCCCGTGTGCGTGAGGCTATACCGCGCTATCTTTGGGTCGCCCGTCATGGGCTGGGCAAGATTGGTAACGGTGCAATTAGCTTTAAATCCTTGTTGGCCTGTGAGCAAAAACGCTTTCAAGCTAACTTGAGGCTGCTGCAAGATGCCTCATTGATTATTAACAGTGATGAAATCAACATTAACCGCACTGCCTTAAACATTTTCATCAAAATGAGCTGTCGCATCAATGCGGGTATGATTCATTACCGTGATACTGTGCTGGAGGAATTGGGCGCGGAAGGCCACAACATTATTGATGTTTTACACAAGAAAACTCACAACAAGTTAAACAACGAGATCACCGCCCAAAGAAATGAAGTTTACGACGGCGAATGTCACTCGATCTCTACTGCCGATACAACTGTTATGACTGCTGCCAAATACGAGGCGCTGCAACAACAACGGGCTAAAACCACCACTGAACGCTACATTGAGCGCAAATATAAGCTAGAACAGCGTTACGGTGTGGACGTTACCCCAGAACTGATTAAAAAAGACGACCAAGGTTATTACCCACAACTAAGGCTGTGTTATTACCTGACAATCGGCAGAGAGTTTGTGGCCAAACGCGATCGCAAACTGGGTGAAAAGATGCTTGCCTCCAAGAGTGCTTGGCTACCAGACTTTAACGGTGGTCAGCTTGGGCTGGTGGTTCATGCTTTGGAACTGTTCAACATCCCCAATTTCATCGCTGATGACCGCGAATTCAGAGGGACTGATGGCGACTTAGTGCAGATGGCTAATAATGCCTTGTCTGTGAAGTGGCAGGTGAAAACCGTCCTGGATATTACCCTCAATGACAATGACAGCCCCATCGTCATCTTACGGCGATTACTTAAGAAAATAGGACTAAAACTAAAATACATCTATCGTGATGGGACAGGCGAACGCCAGCGGGTTTACCGTGTGGTTGGCGCTGACGATGGACGAGATGAAATCTTACATTACTGGCTGGCTAAGGAGAAAGCCTAG
- a CDS encoding ParM/StbA family protein, giving the protein MTTIYSNASNWLVQADLLANSGLTDLNAGKDAGAGYGKAIIGDFSIMMPAAYSVVRNRNVMHHETISKDGCWVRYIAGSRLDLKDVQFFWGSAALAQSDHTLLHEDKAKKAELALESILADLAVLNIPDGFKLSISLSNHNPERWATEIKRRVEGSHTFEHLHPVTRSVVSKTVEITVTGIYPEGFGSIAHCLFGEASLILDPSELAIALDIGSSTWLVTVFNGSGAVVGRHLIEGGCGELHTMIAESLDKRNDRVSLLSKDVKHSPSLVNQGILQGTFTYGGNHLTGKKFETEYSQCLDEWWSTRIEKFANFVTAGNYLDRAKYLVAWGGGVSLPVVDQNLAALGFVVLNNPQFINALGLKLLTQISIGA; this is encoded by the coding sequence ATGACAACCATATACTCCAATGCCTCAAATTGGCTTGTCCAAGCAGACTTGTTAGCCAATTCCGGGTTAACTGACCTCAACGCGGGTAAGGACGCAGGTGCAGGGTATGGCAAGGCAATCATCGGTGATTTTTCTATCATGATGCCTGCCGCATACTCAGTAGTTCGCAACCGCAATGTCATGCACCACGAAACCATCTCAAAAGATGGCTGCTGGGTGCGATATATAGCAGGTTCTCGATTGGACTTAAAAGACGTTCAATTTTTCTGGGGCAGTGCGGCTCTAGCGCAAAGTGACCACACCCTGCTACACGAAGACAAAGCCAAAAAAGCAGAACTGGCATTAGAAAGCATCCTTGCAGACTTAGCAGTTCTGAATATTCCCGATGGGTTCAAGCTTTCGATTAGTTTGAGCAATCACAACCCCGAACGCTGGGCAACTGAGATTAAGCGCAGAGTTGAGGGAAGTCACACCTTTGAACATCTGCACCCTGTAACTCGTTCCGTTGTCAGCAAGACAGTTGAAATCACGGTTACAGGCATTTATCCCGAAGGATTCGGCAGCATTGCCCATTGCTTATTCGGTGAAGCATCCCTGATACTAGACCCCTCAGAATTAGCGATCGCTCTCGATATTGGTTCATCAACTTGGTTAGTGACTGTCTTTAATGGCAGCGGTGCAGTGGTTGGCAGACACCTGATTGAAGGCGGTTGCGGTGAACTGCACACCATGATTGCCGAATCTCTCGACAAGCGAAACGACCGAGTGAGTCTGCTGTCCAAAGATGTGAAGCATTCGCCCAGTCTCGTTAATCAGGGGATTCTCCAAGGCACGTTTACCTATGGAGGTAATCACCTGACAGGGAAAAAGTTTGAAACCGAGTACAGCCAGTGTCTTGATGAGTGGTGGAGTACCAGGATTGAGAAATTCGCCAACTTTGTAACTGCTGGTAATTACCTCGATAGAGCGAAATACCTTGTGGCCTGGGGTGGGGGTGTTTCTCTACCAGTAGTGGATCAAAATCTCGCCGCTTTAGGCTTTGTGGTTTTGAACAATCCCCAATTCATCAATGCTTTGGGGTTAAAGCTATTAACTCAAATATCAATTGGAGCTTAG
- a CDS encoding plasmid partition protein ParG — protein MEEKKKPGRPSTNKDDPVYVRARVPRELHKSFKLACTEDDLVMEDVVKDLIKDWLTRRGKKNTA, from the coding sequence ATGGAGGAAAAGAAAAAACCAGGAAGACCATCAACTAATAAAGATGACCCTGTTTATGTCCGTGCCAGAGTGCCACGAGAACTTCACAAATCTTTCAAGCTTGCTTGCACGGAAGATGATTTGGTTATGGAAGATGTAGTCAAGGATTTGATTAAAGACTGGCTTACAAGAAGAGGCAAGAAAAATACAGCTTAG